From a region of the Panicum virgatum strain AP13 chromosome 2K, P.virgatum_v5, whole genome shotgun sequence genome:
- the LOC120693705 gene encoding probable mitochondrial saccharopine dehydrogenase-like oxidoreductase At5g39410 has product MAPPELEVFDVVIFGASGFTGKYVIREALKFLSPSSPLRSLAVAGRSRDRVAAALRWAAAPAPPPDDVEILVADASDPASLAALASRARIVLSCAGPFRLHGHAVAAACAAAGADCLDISGEPEFMERVEAELHEPAAKSGSLIVSACGFDSVPAELGFLFHSRQWEPPSAPVTVEAYVSLQSTKRIVGNIGTYESAVLGVANAGQLQALRRSRPKRPRPNILGPPPPKGLLIEGHNPLGMWAMKLPSADTVVVKRTLSTVTEHPEGLPGAEETPEYAEHRKKFWSSVKPAHFGVKIASRSLMIIVRFLITGLFIGLLANFSFGRSLLLKYPEFFSAGMFSRAGPTEEEVKSASFKMWFVGHGYSDATRASERGSKPDKEVITKVSGPEVGYITTPIVLVQCALVLLSQRGNLPKGGVYTPGVVFGPTDLQRRLQENGMSFDVQVTRAMH; this is encoded by the exons ATGGCGCCGCCGGAGCTGGAGGTCTTCGACGTCGTCATCTTCGGGGCCTCGGGCTTCACCGGCAAGTACGTCATCCGCGAGGCCCTCAAGttcctctccccctcctccccgctcCGCTCCCTCGCGGTCGCCGGTCGCAGCCGCGACCGCGTGGCCGCGGCGCTCCGCTGGGCGGCGGCCCCTGCCCCGCCGCCAGATGATGTGGAAATCCTCGTCGCGGACGCCTCCGACCCGGCATCCCTCGCGGCGCTCGCTTCCCGCGCCCGGATCGTGCTCTCCTGCGCGGGGCCCTTCCGCCTCCACGGCCACGCCgtcgcggcggcctgcgcggccgcgggcgccgacTGCCTCGACATCTCCGGGGAGCCCGAGTTCATGGAGCGCGTAGAGGCCGAGCTCCACGAGCCCGCAGCAAAGAGTGGGTCGCTCATCGTCTCCGCCTGCGGGTTCGACTCCGTCCCCGCGGAGCTGGGGTTTCTGTTCCACTCCAGGCAGTGGGAGCCGCCGTCCGCGCCGGTGACCGTGGAGGCGTACGTCAGCCTGCAGTCTACAAAGAGGATCGTCGGGAACATCGGCACCTACGAGTCGGCCGTGCTCGGTGTGGCCAACGCCGGCCAGCTACAGGCGCTGCGCCGGTCGAGGCCCAAGCGGCCGAGGCCCAAT ATTCTAGGCCCTCCCCCTCCCAAAGGGTTGCTGATTGAGGGTCATAATCCTCTGGGGATGTGGGCTATGAAGTTGCCTTCGGCCGACACTGTGGTCGTGAAGAGAACTCTGTCAACAGTTACCGAGCATCCTGAGGGCCTTCCTGGGGCAGAAGAAACCCCAGAGTACGCCGAGCACAGGAAGAAGTTCTGGTCCTCTGTTAAACCTGCACATTTCGGTGTGAAGATTGCCTCCAGATCCCTGATGATCATCGTGCGGTTCCTGATCACTGGACTGTTCATTGGCCTGCTTGCCAACTTCTCCTTCGGCAGGTCTCTCCTGCTGAAGTACCCTGAGTTCTTCTCCGCTGGGATGTTCAGCAGGGCTGGCCCGACTGAGGAAGAGGTGAAGAGTGCCTCCTTCAAAATGTGGTTCGTGGGGCATGGCTACAGCGACGCAACTCGGGCATCGGAGCGTGGGAGCAAGCCGGACAAGGAGGTGATCACCAAGGTCTCAGGCCCTGAGGTCGGGTACATCACGACCCCGATCGTGCTGGTGCAGTGCGCCCTGGTCCTGCTGAGCCAGCGTGGCAACCTGCCCAAGGGAGGGGTGTACACGCCGGGTGTTGTCTTTGGCCCTACCGATCTCCAGCGGCGCCTCCAGGAGAACGGGATGTCGTTCGATGTTCAGGTGACAAGGGCCATGCACTGA
- the LOC120693721 gene encoding probable LRR receptor-like serine/threonine-protein kinase At1g74360 produces the protein MSPLLLGFLGLLLVAGEVAVIAGAQGQSGSASGDREVLVELKRFLQEANKVNRGAYDAWGEADASPCGWHGVGCDGAGRVTSLDLSGASISGPAFGNFSRLSALARLDLSDNTIGGAGDIGQCRGLVHLNLSHNLIDGSLDLSGLTMLQTLDVSGNRLVGGVAANFTAICGDLAVFKVSTNRLTGNITGMFDGCTRLEYVDLSSNNFTGELWPGVARFRQFNVAENNLTGSVPPATFQDGCKLESLDLSANNLTGSFPDSIAKCANLTYLSLWGNVFNGVIPAGLGKLAVIETIILGNNKFDRQIPSELMNCTKLQFLDISSNSFGGDVQDTFGRLASLRYLVLHHNNYTGGIVSSGVLRLPLLARLDLSFNDFSGEFPTELAEMKSLKYLMLANNQFSGSIPLAYGRLTELQALDLSHNQLSGGIPATVGNLTSLLWLMLAGNQLSGEIPPEIGKCTSLLWLNLADNELSGKIPPEMAAIGSNPGPTFAKNREEDSTVLAGSGECQAMKRWIPASYPPFSFVYSIMTRENCRSIWDRILKGYGIVPICTNSSSPVRSNTISGYVQLSGNRLSGEIPPEIGAMRNLSLLHLDNNQLAGRLPPEISRLPLVVLNVSRNNISGAIPSEIGRIRCLEMMDLSYNNFSGKLPGSLSQLTELNRFNVSYNPLLSGNFPTTGQFGTFDEQSFLGDPLISFQRGAGKQPRPQAADVPAVRGRGMSRRTIAWWFTFSLLVAFVAAALVFFLSNLRTRFPVNQEPDPESFSCENAKCGSSKCSMQLSTSSPPSGSSSSTAGCSSSSEGVKVFQLCKTAFTYRDIVAATRNFSDDLVIGRGGYGVVFRGVLPDGRTVAVKKLARPRDGDGEREFRAEMEVLADRMGSTWTHPNLVTLYGWCLSGSAKILVYEHLDGGNLESLIGDAAAFGWARRLDAAIGVARALVFLHHECHPAVVHRDVKASNVLLDRDGRAKVTDFGLARVVRPGDTHVSTVVAGTVGYVAPEYGQTWRATTKGDVYSYGVLLMELATGRRAVDGGEEECLVDWARRMAKEGWRSGDAAAAAGTVSWELLMLGMRCTADAPQERPDMPDVLAALVDVADSAGVRLEFT, from the exons ATGTCTCCCCTGCTCCTCGGATTCCTCGGCTTACTCCTCGTCGCAG GTGAGGTGGCGGTGATAGCCGGCGCACAGGGCCAAAGCggcagcgccagcggcgacAGGGAGGTGCTCGTCGAGCTCAAGCGCTTCCTGCAGGAGGCCAACAAGGTGAACCGCGGCGCCTACGACGCGTGGGGGGAGGCCGACGCGTCGCCGTGCGGGTGGCATGGCGTTGGCTgcgacggcgccggccgcgTCACGTCGCTGGACCTGTCCGGCGCGAGCATCTCCGGCCCGGCGTTCGGCAACTTCTCGCGGCTGTCCGCGCTCGCCAGGCTCGACCTCTCCGACAACAccatcggcggcgccggcgacatcgGCCAATGCCGCGGCCTCGTGCACCTCAACCTCTCCCACAACCTCATCGACGGCTCGCTGGACCTCTCCGGCCTGACCATGCTGCAGACGCTCGACGTGTCGGGGAACCGGCTCGTGGGCGGCGTCGCGGCCAACTTCACGGCGATTTGCGGCGACCTGGCCGTGTTCAAAGTGTCCACCAATAGGCTCACCGGAAATATCACCGGCATGTTCGACGGCTGCACCAGGCTCGAGTACGTCGACCTCAGCTCCAACAACTTCACCGGCGAGCTGTGGCCGGGCGTCGCGAGGTTCAGGCAGTTCAACGTCGCCGAGAATAACCTCACCGGGAGCGTTCCGCCGGCCACGTTCCAGGACGGCTGCAAGCTCGAATCTCTGGACCTGTCAGCGAATAACCTGACTGGAAGCTTCCCGGACTCCATAGCCAAGTGCGCGAACCTGACGTACTTGTCGCTGTGGGGGAATGTCTTCAACGGCGTCATACCGGCCGGACTGGGCAAGCTCGCCGTGATCGAGACGATAATTCTCGGGAACAACAAGTTCGACCGCCAGATACCGTCGGAGCTGATGAACTGCACGAAGCTTCAGTTCTTGGACATCAGCAGCAACAGTTTTGGTGGGGACGTGCAAGACACCTTTGGCAGGTTGGCAAGTTTGAGGTACCTTGTGCTGCACCACAACAACTACACTGGCGGCATCGTCAGCTCCGGCGTGCTCCGTTTACCGCTGCTGGCCAGGCTCGACCTCAGCTTCAACGATTTCTCCGGCGAGTTCCCTACAGAGTTGGCCGAGATGAAGAGCCTCAAGTACCTGATGCTTGCCAACAACCAATTCTCCGGCAGCATACCGCTGGCGTACGGCCGGCTCACCGAGCTCCAGGCGCTGGACCTGTCGCATAACCAGCTCTCCGGCGGGATACCGGCGACAGTTGGGAACTTGACGTCGCTTTTGTGGCTGATGCTCGCGGGGAACCAGCTCTCCGGAGAGATCCCGCCGGAAATTGGCAAATGCACCAGCTTGCTCTGGCTGAACCTGGCTGACAACGAGTTGAGCGGAAAGATCCCGCCGGAGATGGCAGCCATAGGGAGCAACCCCGGCCCTACATTCGCCAAGAACCGGGAAGAAGATTCCACCGTTCTCGCCGGCTCCGGCGAGTGCCAGGCCATGAAGCGGTGGATCCCAGCGAGCTATCCCCCGTTCAGCTTCGTGTACTCGATCATGACGCGGGAGAACTGCCGCAGCATATGGGACCGAATCCTCAAGGGCTACGGCATCGTCCCCATCTGCACCAACTCCTCGTCGCCGGTGAGGTCCAACACAATCTCCGGATACGTGCAGCTGTCCGGTAACCGGCTGTCCGGAGAGATACCGCCGGAGATCGGGGCGATGCGGAACCTCAGTCTGCTCCACCTCGACAACAACCAGCTCGCCGGGCGGCTGCCGCCGGAGATCAGCCGGCTGCCGCTCGTCGTGTTGAATGTCTCGAGGAACAACATCTCAGGCGCGATACCGTCGGAGATCGGCCGCATTCGGTGCCTCGAGATGATGGACCTGTCCTACAACAACTTCTCCGGCAAGCTGCCGGGGAGCCTGAGCCAGCTCACGGAGCTGAACAGGTTCAACGTGTCCTACAACCCTCTTCTTTCCGGCAACTTCCCCACCACCGGCCAGTTCGGCACCTTCGACGAGCAATCCTTCCTCGGCGACCCACTGATCTCATTCCAGCGAGGCGCCGGTAAGCAACCACGACCACAAGCTGCGGATGTTCCCGCGGTTCGAGGACGTGGCATGTCTCGAAGAACCATCGCGTGGTGGTTCACGTTCTCGCTCCTGGTCgccttcgtcgccgccgccttggtGTTCTTCCTGTCGAATCTTCGGACGCGGTTCCCCGTGAACCAGGAGCCGGACCCCGAGTCATTCTCGTGTGAGAACGCCAAGTGCGGCTCCAGCAAGTGCTCGATGCAGCTGTCaacttcgtcgccgccgtccgggTCATCGTCGTCGACCGCCGGGTGCTCCTCCTCATCGGAGGGGGTGAAGGTGTTCCAGCTGTGCAAGACGGCGTTCACCTACCGCGACATCGTGGCGGCCACGAGGAACTTCTCTGACGACCTGGTGATCGGACGGGGCGGCTACGGCGTGGTATTCCGCGGCGTGCTCCCCGACGGCCGCACCGTAGCGGTCAAGAAGCTCGCTCGGccgcgcgacggcgacggcgagcgcgagTTCCGCGCCGAGATGGAGGTGCTCGCCGACCGGATGGGGTCGACGTGGACGCACCCGAACCTCGTCACGCTCTACGGGTGGTGCCTGTCCGGCTCTGCCAAGATCCTGGTCTACGAGCACCTCGACGGCGGCAACCTGGAGTCCCTgatcggcgacgccgccgcgttCGGCTGGGCGCGGCGGCTGGACGCGGCGATCGGCGTGGCGCGGGCGCTCGTGTTCCTGCACCACGAGTGCCACCCCGCCGTGGTGCACCGCGACGTGAAGGCCAGCAACGTGCTCCTGGACCGGGACGGCCGCGCCAAGGTGACGGACTTCGGGCTGGCCCGCGTGGTCCGCCCCGGCGACACGCACGTGAGCACGGTGGTCGCCGGGACCGTCGGGTACGTGGCCCCCGAGTACGGGCAGACGTGGCGCGCCACGACGAAGGGCGACGTGTACAGCTACGGCGTGCTCCTGATGGAGCTCGCCACGGGGCGGCGCgccgtggacggcggcgaggaggagtgcCTGGTCGATTGGGCCCGGCGGATGGCCAAGGAAGGGTGGCGGTCAGGGGACGCCGCGGCTGCCGCCGGCACCGTGTCGTGGGAGCTCCTGATGCTGGGCATGCGGTGCACGGCCGACGCGCCGCAGGAGCGGCCCGACATGCCGGACGTGCTCGCCGCGCTGGTCGACGTCGCCGATTCCGCCGGCGTGCGACTCGAATTCACATGA
- the LOC120693753 gene encoding EID1-like F-box protein 2 — protein MVLVVKQHRCTHSASCVCIKGHLSEDALFLVFRHMNWNPRLIAILSCVCKWFDEVAKQVLWKEFCHARAPKMMLDLHSGGSGIVDGNWKALGKLLIYCNGCTKGGLFNNIHVPGHFVFRTRFSRTAGKSFLPLPCKSDVLYVSDPCEHLDQGEEGDLGFFRGIFKSFATSRVKKMLIEKRARFHPKELCPYCKAKLWNMFQENMIPRSASARLGAYDDSVEYFVCLNGHVIGISTLLPLSDSEEAADE, from the coding sequence ATGGTGTTGGTGGTGAAACAGCACCGCTGCACACACTCAGCGAGCTGCGTTTGCATCAAGGGCCACCTTAGTGAGGATGCTCTGTTCCTCGTCTTCCGTCACATGAACTGGAACCCAAGGCTGATAGCTATCCTCTCATGCGTGTGCAAGTGGTTTGATGAGGTTGCCAAGCAGGTTTTATGGAAGGAGTTCTGTCATGCAAGGGCACCAAAGATGATGCTGGACTTGCATTCAGGTGGCAGCGGCATTGTTGATGGGAACTGGAAAGCGCTCGGGAAGCTGCTTATCTATTGCAATGGCTGCACAAAAGGGGGGCTTTTTAACAACATTCATGTCCCAGGCCATTTTGTGTTCAGGACACGCTTTTCGAGGACTGCAGGCAAGAGTTTCCTGCCTCTGCCATGTAAGTCGGACGTCCTGTATGTCTCAGATCCATGCGAGCATCTTGATCAGGGGGAAGAAGGCGACTTGGGTTTCTTTCGTGGCATCTTTAAGTCATTCGCCACTTCAAGGGTAAAGAAAATGTTGATTGAGAAGCGGGCTAGGTTTCATCCAAAGGAGTTGTGCCCTTATTGTAAAGCCAAGCTATGGAACATGTTCCAGGAGAATATGATCCCGAGGAGTGCTTCTGCTAGGCTGGGTGCTTATGATGATTCTGTGGAGTACTTTGTATGCCTGAATGGACATGTTATTGGAATTAGTACTCTTCTACCGCTCTCAGATTCAGAGGAAGCAGCAGATGAATAA